A stretch of the Leguminivora glycinivorella isolate SPB_JAAS2020 chromosome 2, LegGlyc_1.1, whole genome shotgun sequence genome encodes the following:
- the LOC125240842 gene encoding uncharacterized protein LOC125240842 yields the protein MNIMNSTIGNLPVFEVGSDWKVFKERLSIWLSANSIIKTETGGDRRRAVLLSAFDESAYKLVRELNSPKTLEELSYEEIVAEVDKHLLPKKSLFAERHHFHRANQKEDEDLTQWAARVRQLASDCKFGSVLDDMLRDRFVLGMRAGPVRDRLFTEDADTLTLARALEIAVSLHSARAASRQSAAPSNSNQQTESVEVFKVSRSSSSKSGVECEVCGYSNHTVDKCRFKGYKCKSCGNKGHLKRMCKSRKRVNMLHSIDESNDDDVFAG from the exons ATGAACATAATGAATTCGACGATCGGGAATTTACCTGTTTTTGAAGTCGGCAGCGACTGGAAGGTGTTTAAGGAAAGATTAAGCATCTGGCTCAGTGCGAACTCGATAATTAAAACAGAAACGGGGGGTGATCGTCGACGCGCCGTGTTGCTAAGTGCATTCGACGAGTCCGCGTATAAACTGGTGCGCGAACTAAATTCACCGAAGACGCTTGAAGAGCTGTCGTATGAAGAAATTGTGGCAGAGGTGGACAAACATTTACTGCCGAAAAAGTCGCTTTTTGCAGAAAGACATCATTTCCACAGGGCCAACCAAAAAGAGGACGAAGATTTAACACAGTGGGCTGCAAGAGTTCGTCAGTTAGCATCTGATTGCAAGTTTGGTTCGGTATTGGATGACATGCTGCGCGATCGGTTCGTATTAGGTATGCGGGCGGGGCCCGTGCGAGACCGGTTGTTCACAGAAGATGCCGATACCCTCACGCTAGCACGAGCGCTCGAAATCGCCGTGTCATTGCACAGCGCTAGGGCTGCCTCGCGCCAGTCGGCCGCCCCTAGCAACAGCAATCAGCAGACGGAGTCAGTCGAGGTTTTTAAAGTATCAAGAAGTTCGTCGTCTAAGAGTGGTGTGGAATGTGAAGTGTGCGGATACAGTAATCATACGGTCGATAAGTGTCGGTTCAAAGGTTACAAGTGCAAAAGCTGTGGCAATAAAGGTCACCTAAAACGTATGTGTAAGAGTAGAAAACGCGTAAATATGCTGCATTCTATCGACGAGAGTAACGATGATGATG TATTTGCAGGCTAA